CCTACCTCTTCGGCTCCCGCGCGATTGGTCGGGAAGGACCGCAAAGTGATTATGATATCGCGGTGCTCTTCGACGGAGAGGTATCCCCCGAGGATCGCTACCGGCTTGCCCATCGGTTGACCGCTCTTCTTGCCGTGGATGTCGATCTTATTGATCTCTCGCGCGCGCCGATTGAGCTCGTGTACAACGTCATCGCCTCCGGCCAGCTCCTCTACGAAAAGGATCGCGGAGCGCGAGTGGAGTTCGAAGCCCACGCTCTCAGCCGGTACTTCGACGCGCTCCCAAGGCTGCGCGCGGAGCGGCGGGCGTTGTTGGAAGAAACCAAGGAGGATTATGACATCGGAGTGGAACGGTATCGAGAGGCGCTTAGAGCGGCTGAAAGAGTGCTTGCT
This window of the Candidatus Bipolaricaulota bacterium genome carries:
- a CDS encoding nucleotidyltransferase domain-containing protein codes for the protein MKTGGSPYPQLQRFFAAASEQLPIALAYLFGSRAIGREGPQSDYDIAVLFDGEVSPEDRYRLAHRLTALLAVDVDLIDLSRAPIELVYNVIASGQLLYEKDRGARVEFEAHALSRYFDALPRLRAERRALLEETKEDYDIGVERYREALRAAERVLA